One Mycobacterium marseillense DNA window includes the following coding sequences:
- a CDS encoding SDR family oxidoreductase: MTSQDLTGRTAIITGASRGIGLSIAQQLAAAGANVVLTARKQEAADEAAAQVGERAVGVGAHAVDEEAARRCVDMTLERFGSVDILVNNAGTNPAYGPLIDQDHARFTKIFDVNLWAPLLWTSLVVKSWMGEHGGAIVNTASIGGMHQSPAMGMYNATKAALIHVTKQLALELSPRVRVNAICPGVVRTRLAEALWKDHEDPLASSIALGRIGEPIDVAAAVAFLVSDAASWITGETMVIDGGLLLGAAQGFQSAPGGGQ; this comes from the coding sequence ATGACCTCACAAGATCTGACCGGCCGTACCGCAATCATCACCGGCGCGTCACGCGGAATTGGCCTGTCGATCGCTCAACAGCTGGCGGCCGCCGGCGCCAACGTGGTGCTGACCGCCCGCAAGCAGGAGGCGGCCGACGAGGCCGCCGCGCAGGTCGGTGAGCGGGCCGTCGGTGTCGGGGCGCATGCGGTCGACGAGGAGGCGGCCCGGCGCTGCGTGGACATGACGCTCGAGCGCTTCGGCAGCGTCGACATCCTGGTCAACAACGCGGGAACCAACCCCGCGTACGGTCCGCTGATCGACCAGGACCACGCCCGGTTCACCAAGATCTTCGACGTCAACCTGTGGGCTCCGCTGCTGTGGACCTCGCTCGTCGTCAAGTCGTGGATGGGCGAGCACGGTGGGGCGATCGTCAACACGGCCTCCATCGGCGGCATGCACCAGTCGCCGGCGATGGGCATGTACAACGCCACCAAGGCCGCGCTGATCCACGTCACCAAGCAACTGGCGCTGGAACTTTCGCCGCGCGTGCGGGTCAACGCGATCTGCCCCGGCGTGGTGCGCACCAGGCTGGCCGAGGCGCTGTGGAAGGACCACGAGGATCCGCTGGCGTCGTCGATCGCGCTCGGACGCATCGGCGAACCGATCGACGTGGCCGCGGCGGTCGCCTTCCTTGTTTCCGACGCGGCGAGCTGGATCACCGGCGAAACCATGGTCATCGACGGTGGTCTACTGCTGGGCGCCGCACAGGGATTCCAGTCCGCACCCGGCGGCGGGCAATGA
- a CDS encoding acetyl-CoA carboxylase family protein, whose translation MSASLLVANRGEIALRIIRTATELGMRTIAVYADDDAQSPHVHAADEAIGLPGGGPQAYLDQSAVLAVAKSSGADLIHPGYGFLSENAEFAHACAAGGFTFVGPDPGVLGLLGNKTAARGAALAAGVPVLPATEGASSVEDVKAFFAAQGGGIMLKALAGGGGRGMRKVHSADQIDDAYQRCAAEARLGFGDAALFAEALLDDARHIEVQVVAAPAGHQTHALAVGDRDCSIQRRYQKLVEIAPAQGLSDAVRRALHQAAVRLCARVGLRGLATVEFLVTGEEFVFLEVNPRIQVEHTVTEETTGLDVVAIQLAIAGGASFYGLGLPAGIASDGLEIIGEPAAQRGIAIQLRVNAETFGPDFSVVPSAGTLTVFTPPSGPGVRVDTYGRPGLAVSPQYDSLLAKVVVHVRGTSWSAALRKAGTALSEFGIEGIHTNIGFLRELLTTERVESGWVSTGFLDGKLPELARAAQSHEQEPRPTAVELYPGEDALRAQLAGTVVEVAPEGAECAAGSQLVVLEAMKMQHVLVAPDTLRTVRILVTPGQVVGTGDPLLIFTRTEAGADGGSATAATDLDRPRADLDEVTQRHALTLDEGRVAAVAKRHNQGRRTARENIADLVDPGSFVEYGALAIAAQRSRRSEADLIANTPADGLVAGLATIGAQRFGRAAAEAVVVSYDYTVLAGTQGMRNHAKTDRAFDLAARKRLPVVLFAEGGGGRPGDTDVGGVAGLDVPTFRMLAGLRGEVPLVSIVSGRCFAGNAALAGVCDVIIATPDANIGMGGPAMIEGGGLGVYPPEAIGPIGVQRRNGVIGLVARDEAHAVSLAKNYLSYFQGSLGEWEAPDPRLARHVVPQNRLRAYDVHRAIEAIVDVGSVLELRPDYGVGIVAALVRVEGVPYGLIANSTHHLGGAIDAEAADKTGDFLTLCESFGLPVISLCDTPGFMVGPDAETQAAVRRFGRMFVLGARLTVPLGMIILRKGYGLGAMAMAGGSFRAPQFTVAWPTGEIGGMGLEGAVRLGYSKELAAVEDPAERQNLFDRLVAAAYEHGKALRAATTFELDDVIDPSASRAWITRLSGG comes from the coding sequence ATGAGCGCGAGCCTGCTGGTCGCCAACCGCGGCGAGATCGCACTGCGAATCATCCGCACCGCAACCGAACTGGGCATGCGAACTATCGCCGTCTACGCCGACGACGACGCGCAGAGCCCGCACGTGCACGCGGCCGACGAGGCGATCGGGCTGCCCGGCGGCGGCCCGCAGGCCTACCTGGACCAGTCCGCCGTGCTGGCGGTGGCGAAGAGTTCCGGCGCGGACCTCATCCACCCCGGCTACGGATTCCTCAGCGAGAACGCCGAATTCGCCCACGCGTGCGCGGCCGGCGGCTTCACATTCGTCGGCCCCGACCCCGGGGTGCTCGGGTTGCTCGGTAACAAGACCGCGGCCCGCGGCGCCGCGCTGGCCGCCGGGGTGCCGGTGCTGCCCGCGACCGAAGGGGCGAGCAGCGTCGAAGACGTCAAGGCGTTCTTCGCCGCCCAGGGCGGCGGCATCATGCTCAAGGCCCTGGCCGGCGGTGGCGGGCGGGGAATGCGCAAGGTGCACAGCGCCGATCAGATCGACGACGCCTACCAGCGCTGCGCGGCCGAGGCGCGGCTGGGTTTCGGCGATGCGGCGCTGTTCGCCGAGGCGCTGCTCGACGACGCCCGCCACATCGAGGTGCAGGTCGTCGCCGCGCCGGCCGGTCACCAGACGCACGCGCTGGCGGTCGGCGATCGCGACTGCAGCATCCAACGCCGCTACCAGAAGCTGGTCGAAATAGCTCCCGCCCAAGGCCTTTCCGATGCCGTACGCCGGGCTCTGCACCAGGCGGCGGTGCGGCTGTGCGCGCGCGTGGGCCTGCGCGGGCTGGCAACGGTGGAATTCCTGGTCACCGGCGAGGAGTTCGTCTTCCTCGAAGTCAACCCGCGAATCCAGGTGGAACACACCGTCACCGAGGAAACCACCGGCCTCGACGTGGTGGCCATCCAGCTGGCGATCGCCGGCGGCGCATCGTTCTACGGGCTGGGGTTGCCGGCCGGGATCGCTTCCGACGGCCTCGAAATCATCGGCGAGCCGGCCGCCCAGCGCGGCATCGCGATTCAGCTCAGGGTCAACGCGGAGACGTTCGGGCCCGACTTTTCCGTGGTGCCGTCGGCGGGCACGCTGACGGTGTTCACCCCGCCGAGCGGGCCGGGCGTGCGCGTCGACACCTATGGCCGGCCGGGGCTGGCCGTGAGCCCGCAGTACGACTCGCTGCTGGCCAAGGTCGTCGTCCATGTGCGCGGGACGTCGTGGTCGGCGGCACTCCGCAAGGCCGGCACCGCCCTGTCCGAGTTCGGCATCGAAGGCATCCACACCAACATCGGATTCCTCCGCGAGCTGCTGACTACGGAGCGGGTCGAATCCGGTTGGGTGAGCACGGGTTTCCTCGACGGCAAGCTTCCCGAGCTGGCCCGGGCCGCGCAGTCGCACGAGCAAGAGCCGCGGCCGACGGCGGTCGAGCTCTATCCCGGCGAGGACGCGCTGCGCGCGCAGCTGGCCGGCACCGTGGTCGAGGTGGCGCCCGAAGGGGCCGAGTGCGCCGCCGGAAGCCAGCTGGTCGTCCTGGAAGCGATGAAGATGCAGCACGTGCTCGTCGCGCCGGACACCCTGCGGACCGTCCGGATTCTGGTGACGCCCGGGCAGGTCGTCGGCACCGGCGACCCGCTGCTGATCTTCACCCGCACCGAGGCGGGCGCGGACGGCGGGTCCGCCACGGCCGCAACCGATCTCGACCGGCCGCGCGCCGACCTCGACGAGGTGACGCAGCGTCACGCGCTCACGCTGGACGAGGGCCGTGTGGCCGCCGTCGCCAAGCGGCACAACCAGGGTCGCCGCACCGCGCGGGAGAACATCGCCGACCTGGTCGATCCCGGCAGCTTCGTCGAATACGGCGCGTTGGCCATCGCGGCGCAGCGCAGCCGCCGCTCGGAAGCCGACCTGATCGCCAACACCCCGGCCGACGGCCTGGTAGCCGGCCTGGCGACCATCGGCGCGCAGCGGTTCGGCCGGGCCGCGGCCGAGGCCGTCGTGGTCTCTTACGACTACACCGTGCTGGCCGGCACGCAGGGCATGCGCAACCACGCCAAGACCGACCGCGCCTTCGACCTGGCCGCGCGAAAGCGTCTACCCGTGGTGCTGTTCGCCGAGGGCGGCGGGGGCCGGCCGGGCGATACCGACGTCGGCGGCGTCGCCGGGCTGGACGTGCCGACCTTCCGGATGCTGGCCGGACTGCGCGGCGAGGTGCCGCTGGTGTCGATCGTGTCCGGCCGATGCTTCGCCGGCAACGCCGCGCTCGCCGGGGTCTGCGACGTGATCATCGCAACACCGGACGCCAACATCGGGATGGGGGGCCCGGCGATGATCGAGGGCGGCGGGCTGGGCGTGTACCCGCCGGAAGCGATCGGCCCGATCGGCGTGCAGCGCCGCAACGGCGTGATCGGCCTGGTCGCCCGGGACGAGGCGCACGCGGTGTCGCTGGCCAAGAACTATCTGTCCTACTTTCAGGGCAGCCTGGGTGAGTGGGAAGCGCCCGATCCCCGCCTGGCCCGCCATGTGGTGCCGCAGAACCGGTTACGCGCCTACGACGTGCACCGGGCGATCGAGGCGATCGTCGACGTCGGATCGGTGCTGGAGCTGCGGCCCGACTATGGCGTGGGCATCGTCGCGGCGCTGGTGCGCGTCGAAGGGGTGCCCTATGGGCTGATCGCCAACAGCACCCACCACTTGGGCGGTGCGATCGATGCCGAGGCGGCCGACAAGACCGGCGACTTCCTGACACTGTGCGAATCGTTTGGGCTGCCGGTGATTTCGTTGTGTGACACGCCCGGCTTCATGGTGGGGCCCGATGCCGAGACCCAGGCGGCGGTTCGCCGTTTCGGCCGGATGTTCGTGCTCGGCGCGCGGCTGACCGTGCCGCTGGGAATGATCATCTTGCGCAAAGGATATGGGCTCGGCGCCATGGCGATGGCCGGCGGTTCCTTCCGCGCGCCCCAGTTCACCGTCGCCTGGCCGACGGGGGAGATCGGCGGTATGGGCTTGGAAGGCGCTGTGCGCCTTGGCTACAGCAAGGAGTTGGCCGCGGTCGAGGACCCTGCTGAACGGCAGAACCTCTTCGATCGCCTCGTGGCCGCCGCCTACGAGCACGGCAAGGCATTGCGTGCGGCCACCACGTTCGAGCTGGACGACGTGATAGACCCGTCAGCCTCCCGGGCCTGGATCACCAGGCTCTCGGGAGGCTGA
- a CDS encoding thioesterase family protein: MPEAFFTVDGDSYVPGTMTQGPWGAAMGGQIVGGLLGWGIEQSGVDPDLQPARFTVDLLRPALMLPVQIRTSVLREGRRIRLVDGELVQNGTVVARASALFLRRGDHPDGQVWSFPVEMPPLPTSSDGFPAEMPFLIWGYGATRDGSPGIAAGEWEQSDSQKFAWARVFRPMVQGYPLTPFTRLAFVGDITSSLTHWGTGGLRYINADYTVTASRLPDGEFLGLAAQSHYGTAGVATGAATLFDRHGPIGTSSALALAQPADAFKPTYE; this comes from the coding sequence ATGCCCGAGGCGTTTTTCACTGTAGACGGCGACTCCTATGTTCCGGGCACGATGACGCAAGGGCCGTGGGGCGCGGCCATGGGCGGCCAGATCGTCGGCGGCCTGTTGGGTTGGGGCATAGAGCAATCCGGCGTCGACCCGGACCTGCAGCCCGCCCGGTTCACGGTCGACCTGTTGCGCCCGGCGCTGATGTTGCCGGTGCAGATCCGGACATCGGTCCTACGGGAGGGTCGGCGCATCAGGCTGGTCGACGGCGAGCTGGTCCAAAACGGCACGGTGGTGGCGCGGGCCAGCGCGCTGTTCCTGCGTCGCGGCGATCACCCCGACGGTCAGGTGTGGTCTTTCCCGGTCGAAATGCCCCCACTCCCGACCTCCTCGGACGGCTTCCCGGCCGAGATGCCGTTTCTCATCTGGGGGTACGGGGCGACCCGCGACGGCAGCCCGGGCATCGCCGCCGGCGAATGGGAGCAGTCCGACTCCCAGAAGTTCGCGTGGGCCAGGGTCTTTCGGCCGATGGTGCAGGGTTACCCGCTCACCCCGTTTACCCGCCTGGCGTTCGTCGGTGACATCACGAGTTCGCTCACCCATTGGGGCACCGGCGGATTGCGCTACATCAACGCCGACTACACCGTGACCGCGAGCCGGTTGCCCGACGGTGAATTCCTCGGCCTGGCCGCCCAGAGTCACTACGGCACGGCCGGGGTCGCCACCGGGGCGGCCACCCTGTTCGACCGGCACGGCCCGATCGGCACCAGCTCGGCGCTGGCCCTGGCGCAGCCGGCCGACGCGTTCAAGCCGACCTACGAGTAG
- a CDS encoding flavodoxin family protein, translating to MSKTLLIVHHTPSPHTHEMFEAVVAGATDPEIEGVEVLRRPALTVSPAEMLAADGYLLGSPANLGYISGALKHAFDCSYYQLLDSTRGRPFGLYLHGNEGTEGAERAVDTITTGLGWSKAAETVVVSGKPDKERLQACWELGATVAAQLME from the coding sequence ATGAGTAAGACGCTGCTGATCGTGCACCACACGCCGTCGCCGCACACGCACGAGATGTTCGAGGCGGTCGTCGCCGGGGCGACCGACCCCGAGATCGAGGGCGTGGAAGTGCTGCGGCGCCCGGCCCTGACGGTCTCGCCGGCCGAGATGCTGGCCGCCGACGGCTACCTGCTGGGCAGCCCGGCCAATCTCGGCTACATCTCGGGTGCCCTCAAGCACGCCTTCGACTGCTCCTACTACCAGCTGCTCGACTCCACCCGCGGGCGGCCCTTCGGGCTGTACCTGCACGGCAACGAGGGCACCGAGGGCGCCGAGCGCGCGGTCGACACCATCACGACCGGGCTGGGGTGGTCCAAAGCCGCTGAGACGGTGGTGGTTTCGGGCAAGCCCGACAAGGAGCGGCTGCAGGCGTGCTGGGAGCTCGGCGCCACGGTCGCCGCTCAGTTGATGGAGTGA
- the dapB gene encoding 4-hydroxy-tetrahydrodipicolinate reductase — MRVGVLGAKGKVGSTMVAAVRATEDLTLSAEVDAGDPLSLLTDGDTEAVIDFTHPDVVMGNLEFLIGNGIHAVVGTTGFTAERLQQVQAWLAENPKTSVLIAPNFAIGAVLSMHFAKQAAPFFDSAEVIELHHPHKADAPSGTATRTAKLIAESRKGLPPNPDATSTSLPGARGADVDGIPVHSVRLAGLVAHQEILFGTEGETLTIRHDSIDRTSFVPGVLLAVRRIKEHPGLTVGLEPLLNLQ, encoded by the coding sequence ATGCGGGTCGGAGTGCTGGGAGCCAAGGGAAAAGTCGGATCGACGATGGTGGCCGCCGTGCGGGCCACCGAGGATCTGACGCTGTCCGCCGAAGTGGACGCCGGTGACCCGCTGAGCCTGCTGACCGACGGCGACACCGAGGCGGTCATCGACTTCACCCACCCTGACGTGGTGATGGGCAACCTGGAGTTCCTCATCGGCAACGGGATTCACGCCGTCGTGGGCACGACGGGCTTCACCGCCGAGCGCCTGCAGCAGGTTCAAGCCTGGCTCGCCGAGAACCCGAAAACCTCGGTGCTGATCGCGCCGAACTTCGCGATCGGGGCGGTGCTGTCCATGCACTTCGCCAAGCAGGCCGCGCCCTTTTTCGACTCGGCCGAGGTGATCGAGCTGCATCACCCGCACAAGGCCGACGCCCCGTCGGGCACCGCGACGCGCACCGCCAAACTGATCGCCGAGTCACGAAAAGGCTTGCCGCCCAACCCCGACGCCACCAGCACCAGCCTGCCGGGCGCGCGGGGCGCCGACGTCGACGGGATCCCGGTGCACTCCGTGCGCCTGGCCGGTCTGGTCGCTCACCAGGAGATCCTGTTCGGCACCGAGGGGGAGACGCTGACCATCCGCCACGACAGCATCGACCGGACCTCGTTCGTCCCCGGTGTGCTGCTGGCCGTGCGGCGCATCAAGGAACACCCCGGCCTGACGGTGGGCTTGGAGCCCCTGCTCAATCTGCAATGA
- a CDS encoding HNH endonuclease signature motif containing protein, with product MHSIEVPGGAADVMAALDAADAAVRGLNFDLLDSVVRLRVLERMETSRRRQIAVGHDVIAGLAKEDPAAIGGPVHKVVADWLRISCAEASRRLHDATQLSPRLTLTGQELPPELPATAVAWRDGALDGQHLRVIQGFVRDLPESVPVATADDAERFLAEQAKKLRPDQLQKAAHRYALSINPDGKFSDLDRARQRGFTWCGQRADGMSVGKLVASPELRANFDAWLSHFAAPGMCNPDDETPCVEGEPDDECARRDGRTPSQRRHDALNALVRGQLGDPKLGQHNGLPVALIVSTTLQELTSGTGRAVTGGGTLLPMRDVIRMGRHAHHYLVVFDEHSSRPLYLGRSRRIASPDQRIVLYAHDRGCTHPGCDAPGYWCEVHHLNEWAAGGTTDADNLTFACAPHHKLVEKGWRTRKNARGDTEWIPPPRLDRGARTNDYHHPERGIGDRAGP from the coding sequence ATGCATTCGATCGAGGTTCCGGGTGGGGCGGCCGACGTCATGGCCGCGCTGGACGCCGCCGACGCGGCGGTCCGCGGGCTGAACTTCGATCTCTTGGACTCCGTCGTCCGGCTGCGCGTGCTGGAAAGGATGGAGACCTCACGCCGACGCCAGATCGCGGTCGGCCACGACGTGATCGCGGGCCTGGCGAAAGAGGACCCCGCCGCCATCGGTGGCCCGGTGCACAAGGTCGTCGCCGACTGGCTGCGGATCAGCTGCGCCGAGGCGTCCCGCCGCCTGCACGATGCCACCCAGCTCTCGCCGCGGCTGACCCTCACTGGTCAGGAGTTGCCGCCCGAATTGCCCGCCACCGCCGTGGCGTGGCGCGACGGTGCGCTCGACGGCCAGCACCTCCGGGTGATCCAGGGGTTCGTGCGCGATCTTCCGGAGTCCGTGCCCGTGGCCACGGCGGACGACGCCGAGCGGTTCCTGGCCGAACAAGCGAAGAAGCTGCGTCCCGATCAGTTGCAGAAGGCCGCACACCGCTACGCGCTGTCGATCAACCCGGACGGAAAATTCTCCGACCTCGACCGCGCCCGGCAGCGCGGCTTCACCTGGTGCGGCCAACGCGCCGACGGCATGAGCGTCGGAAAACTGGTCGCCTCCCCGGAGCTGCGCGCCAACTTCGATGCGTGGCTGTCCCACTTCGCGGCGCCCGGGATGTGCAACCCGGATGACGAAACACCCTGTGTCGAGGGCGAACCCGATGACGAGTGCGCGCGCCGCGACGGGCGCACTCCCTCCCAGCGCCGGCACGACGCCCTCAATGCGCTGGTGCGCGGCCAGCTGGGCGACCCGAAACTCGGCCAGCACAACGGATTACCGGTGGCCTTGATCGTGTCGACCACACTGCAGGAGCTGACGTCGGGCACCGGGCGCGCGGTCACCGGCGGCGGAACTCTGCTGCCCATGCGCGACGTGATCCGGATGGGCCGCCACGCCCACCACTATCTCGTCGTGTTCGACGAGCATTCCAGCCGCCCACTGTATCTCGGCCGGTCACGGCGCATTGCCTCACCGGATCAGCGCATCGTCCTCTACGCGCACGACCGCGGCTGCACCCATCCGGGCTGCGACGCGCCCGGCTATTGGTGCGAGGTGCACCACCTGAACGAATGGGCGGCTGGCGGAACGACCGATGCCGACAACCTCACCTTCGCCTGCGCGCCACACCACAAGCTGGTCGAAAAGGGCTGGCGGACGAGAAAGAACGCCCGCGGGGACACCGAGTGGATACCGCCGCCGCGGCTGGACCGCGGGGCTCGCACCAACGACTATCACCACCCCGAGCGCGGCATCGGCGACCGCGCCGGCCCCTGA
- a CDS encoding dihydrodipicolinate reductase has translation MNAPAGPVRVFQVGSGNVGSEMIRRIASQPDLELIGVHCYSPEKVGKDTGEFAGVGANGVKFTGTIEEIIAAKPDVLTFHGVFPDEDLYVKVLEAGIDIVTTADWITGWHRDTNHPHPSGKPVSRLLAEAAEKGGATFYGTGMNPGLNQILGVVCSADVADIENITTIESVDVSCHHSKDTWIEVGYGQPVDDPEIPSKLEKYTRVFADSVYMMADCFDLTLDEVTFSYELGACTKDVDLGWYTLPKGSLGGNYIKYQGMVDGVPRVETHLEWQMTPHTDPSWNIKGCYITQIKGDPCIYNKHMIFPKPGVDLSNPDSFASIGMTVTGMPALAAIKSVIAAPPGLITSADLPLRGFAGRFVT, from the coding sequence ATGAATGCACCCGCCGGACCGGTCCGCGTCTTCCAGGTCGGAAGCGGCAATGTCGGCTCGGAGATGATCAGGCGGATCGCCAGCCAGCCCGACCTCGAACTCATTGGCGTGCACTGCTATTCGCCAGAGAAGGTCGGCAAGGACACCGGCGAGTTCGCGGGCGTGGGGGCCAACGGGGTGAAGTTCACCGGGACCATCGAGGAGATCATCGCCGCCAAGCCGGACGTGCTGACCTTCCACGGTGTGTTCCCCGACGAGGACCTCTACGTCAAGGTGCTCGAGGCGGGCATCGACATCGTCACCACCGCGGACTGGATCACCGGCTGGCATCGCGACACCAACCACCCGCACCCGTCGGGCAAACCGGTGAGCCGCCTGCTGGCCGAGGCCGCCGAGAAGGGCGGGGCGACGTTCTACGGCACCGGGATGAACCCGGGGCTGAATCAGATTCTGGGCGTGGTGTGCTCGGCCGATGTCGCCGACATCGAGAACATCACCACCATCGAGTCCGTCGACGTGTCGTGCCACCACTCCAAGGACACCTGGATCGAGGTGGGCTACGGCCAGCCGGTCGACGACCCGGAAATCCCGTCGAAGCTCGAGAAGTACACCCGCGTCTTCGCCGACAGCGTGTACATGATGGCCGACTGCTTCGACCTCACGCTCGACGAGGTCACGTTCAGCTACGAGCTGGGCGCCTGCACCAAGGACGTCGACCTGGGCTGGTACACGCTGCCCAAGGGTTCGCTCGGCGGCAACTACATCAAGTACCAGGGCATGGTCGACGGCGTGCCGCGGGTCGAGACGCACCTGGAATGGCAGATGACCCCGCACACCGATCCCAGCTGGAACATCAAGGGCTGCTACATCACCCAGATCAAGGGCGATCCGTGCATCTACAACAAGCACATGATCTTTCCGAAGCCCGGCGTGGACCTGTCCAACCCGGACAGCTTCGCCTCGATCGGCATGACCGTGACCGGCATGCCCGCCCTCGCCGCGATCAAGTCGGTGATCGCGGCGCCGCCGGGGCTCATCACCAGCGCCGACCTGCCGCTGCGCGGCTTCGCCGGGCGGTTCGTCACGTAG
- a CDS encoding Rieske 2Fe-2S domain-containing protein — translation MAKPPLSMKPTGWFQVAWSDEIGVGDVHKMKYFDSEMVAWRAESGQLTVMNAYCEHLGAHLGYGGTVVGEVLQCPFHGWQWSQEGRNVCIPYQDRPNRGRRMRTYPVVERNASVYIWHDVERREPYFDPPDVFAAFDDGSSADDYYPQQRLYRETLEMHPQYVLENGVDFAHFKYVHQTPIVPVFTRHDFVEPVSYVDFTITFEGDDGQKIEDVNSGVQAINGGLGIAVTKSWGMIDNRTISAITPVDERTSDVRFMVYIGRTPAKDAARAELKATEFGREVIRQFTQDIEIWQHQRYSDPPALAADEYEGFTAIRQWAKQFYPDGIGGSAAEVYAASQKG, via the coding sequence ATGGCTAAGCCGCCGTTGTCGATGAAGCCGACCGGCTGGTTCCAGGTCGCCTGGTCCGACGAGATCGGCGTCGGAGACGTGCACAAGATGAAGTACTTCGACTCCGAGATGGTCGCCTGGCGCGCGGAGTCCGGTCAACTCACGGTGATGAACGCCTACTGCGAGCACCTCGGGGCGCACCTGGGGTATGGGGGCACGGTCGTCGGCGAGGTGCTGCAGTGCCCGTTCCACGGTTGGCAGTGGAGCCAGGAGGGTCGCAACGTCTGCATCCCGTACCAGGACCGGCCCAACCGTGGCCGGCGCATGCGCACCTACCCGGTGGTGGAGCGCAACGCGTCGGTCTACATCTGGCACGACGTCGAGCGCCGCGAACCGTACTTCGACCCGCCGGATGTGTTCGCCGCGTTCGACGACGGCAGCAGCGCCGACGACTACTACCCGCAGCAGCGCCTCTACCGCGAGACGCTGGAGATGCACCCGCAGTACGTGCTGGAAAACGGGGTGGACTTCGCGCATTTCAAGTACGTGCACCAGACGCCGATCGTGCCGGTGTTCACCCGTCATGATTTCGTCGAGCCGGTGTCGTATGTCGATTTCACGATCACCTTCGAGGGCGACGACGGCCAGAAGATCGAGGACGTCAACAGCGGCGTGCAGGCGATCAACGGCGGCCTGGGGATCGCGGTGACCAAGAGCTGGGGGATGATCGACAACCGCACCATCTCGGCGATCACCCCGGTCGACGAGCGCACCTCCGACGTCCGCTTCATGGTCTACATCGGACGAACGCCTGCCAAAGACGCGGCCCGCGCCGAACTCAAGGCGACCGAATTCGGGCGGGAAGTGATCCGCCAGTTCACCCAGGACATCGAGATCTGGCAGCACCAACGGTATTCGGATCCACCCGCACTGGCCGCCGACGAGTACGAGGGATTCACGGCGATTCGCCAGTGGGCCAAACAGTTCTATCCCGATGGGATCGGTGGCAGCGCCGCCGAAGTCTATGCAGCGTCGCAGAAAGGCTGA
- a CDS encoding TetR/AcrR family transcriptional regulator yields the protein MTRPRSGAGIAGRRPNRRGHATRESMLEAALRSLASGEPGSVSANRIAKDIGATWGAVQYQFGDTDGFWAAVLHRTAERRAATFSTLSTPISPDAPLRERVGAIIETLYNGLASADSRAIENLRAALPRDPDELERLFPRTAAELFSWGKSWLETCQHAFAGLAVDPDRVREVAALIPGAMRGLVSERQLGSYADLDMARRGLTNALASYLEQSRL from the coding sequence ATGACACGCCCACGCAGCGGAGCCGGGATCGCGGGCCGCCGCCCGAACCGGCGTGGACACGCGACTCGCGAGAGCATGCTCGAGGCCGCGCTGCGCTCCCTGGCCTCCGGTGAGCCGGGCTCGGTGTCGGCCAACCGCATCGCTAAGGACATCGGCGCCACCTGGGGCGCGGTGCAGTACCAGTTCGGCGACACCGACGGGTTCTGGGCCGCGGTGCTGCACCGCACCGCCGAGCGCCGCGCCGCGACGTTCTCGACGCTGTCGACACCGATCTCGCCGGACGCCCCGCTGCGGGAACGCGTCGGCGCCATCATCGAAACCCTCTACAACGGACTGGCATCGGCGGATTCGCGCGCGATCGAGAACCTGCGGGCCGCGCTGCCGCGCGATCCCGACGAGCTCGAACGCCTCTTCCCGCGCACGGCCGCCGAGCTGTTTTCCTGGGGCAAGAGCTGGCTGGAGACCTGCCAGCACGCGTTCGCCGGGTTGGCCGTCGATCCCGACCGGGTCCGCGAGGTGGCCGCGCTGATTCCCGGCGCGATGCGCGGCCTGGTGTCGGAGCGCCAGCTGGGCTCCTACGCCGACCTCGACATGGCGCGCCGTGGGCTGACCAACGCGCTGGCCTCCTACCTGGAGCAGTCCCGGCTGTAA